The proteins below are encoded in one region of Phaseolus vulgaris cultivar G19833 chromosome 1, P. vulgaris v2.0, whole genome shotgun sequence:
- the LOC137815688 gene encoding uncharacterized protein — MAEDLLSIITKAVESSNKKLQDDISTLQEENRLIRIEAEKLSCNLMMAEIDHSRVEDAMSAELRVACKEASDLRQKLHLLAQEKIELESKLVPYRLKVANLEASMKADATKVENLEKRSADREVLLGRVERERDDAVDELAKAREENEKIAAELAQARGEGKKVVDDLAQARGETEELKKRADELKQQTERLKQQNEELELSSAQVLAAGFDAALEQVACQYPELDLSMVSICNEVVDGKIVSSED, encoded by the coding sequence atggcagaggacctcctctcaatcataacaaaagctgtggagagctccaacaAAAAACTTCAGGATGATATCTCCacactccaagaggagaatcgcctgataaggatcGAGGCAGAAAAGCTGTCCTGCAACCTCATGATGGCGGAGATTGATCACTCAAGGGTGGAAGACGCCATGAGTGCCGAGCTGAGGGTTGCGtgcaaggaggcctccgatctgcgccagaaGCTGCatctcctagctcaagagaaaatcgagctggagagcaagctggttccTTACAGGCttaaggtggccaacttggaggcatcgATGAAAGCGGATGCAACCAAGGTGGAGAACCTTGAGAAAAGATCGgctgatcgggaggttctccttgGAAGGGTCGAGAGGGAGAGGGACGACGCCGTGGACGAGCTCGCCAAGGCTCGAGAGGAAAACGAGaagattgctgcagagctggcccaggcgcggggCGAAGGCAAGAAGGTTGTTGATGATCTCGCTCAAGCTCGTGGGGAAACGGAAGAACTAAAGAAGCGAGCTGACGAGCTGAAACAGCAAACCGAGAGGCTCAAACAACAAAACGAAGAGCTTGAAttgagctccgcccaagtccttgccgccggattcgacgccgccctggagcaagtcgcctgccagtaccccgagctcgacctctccatggtgtcgatttgtaacgaagtggtggatgggaagatcgtgtcTTCTGAAGATTAG